One genomic window of Magnolia sinica isolate HGM2019 chromosome 3, MsV1, whole genome shotgun sequence includes the following:
- the LOC131241457 gene encoding cytochrome b561 and DOMON domain-containing protein At3g25290-like, producing MAATPVILAVISLLLLSVPTHSATCTSQKFSNNKVYSLCTDLPHLNSYLHWTYDSSNSSLSIAFTAPPAKSNGWIAWGINPTATGMIGSQVLLAYRLSHGSTDVQTYNISSFGPIVPGKIAFEVPEKQAVYSNHVMTIFATVVLPKGTKTTVNHVWQVGPAMDGSSPIHHAMAQANLHAKGKLDFMKGKTVTGNSSSGARGKSSTP from the coding sequence ATGGCTGCTACTCCTGTAATCCTCGCCGTTATTTCTCTCCTCCTCCTATCAGTACCCACCCATTCCGCCACGTGTACGTCCCAAAAATTCTCAAATAACAAAGTATACTCCCTCTGCACCGATCTGCCCCACCTCAATTCCTACCTCCACTGGACCTACGACTCATCCAACTCCTCCCTTTCAATTGCCTTCACCGCCCCTCCCGCCAAATCCAACGGCTGGATCGCATGGGGCATCAACCCCACCGCCACCGGCATGATCGGATCCCAAGTCCTCCTCGCCTACCGCCTTTCCCACGGCTCGACCGACGTCCAGACCTACAATATCAGCTCCTTTGGCCCGATCGTCCCGGGAAAGATCGCCTTTGAAGTTCCAGAGAAGCAGGCCGTGTACTCCAACCACGTTATGACGATCTTCGCGACGGTTGTCCTCCCAAAGGGGACGAAGACGACAGTGAACCACGTGTGGCAGGTGGGGCCCGCCATGGACGGATCGAGCCCTATACACCACGCAATGGCGCAGGCGAACCTGCATGCCAAGGGTAAGTTGGATTTCATGAAAGGGAAGACAGTGACCGGAAACAGTAGCAGCGGCGCCCGAGGGAAATCGTCGACCCCATAG